A genome region from Triticum aestivum cultivar Chinese Spring chromosome 2B, IWGSC CS RefSeq v2.1, whole genome shotgun sequence includes the following:
- the LOC123046821 gene encoding uncharacterized protein: MASPKLAAGDGSYDFHLRSLSAASRDSAAAADPASDPNLLQSVRMVFQMCKVAKGANDEMVARAFPVMNKLFQRCAAAPTLSTASTGVLLLTILQFFLDFGEAVLHDADGSLKTFFRSCLSREFSDPIVAERTLEFLIANKTKILNCFPTLVPQFFPLLLKLIASNGDRLDKKFSEVIPLMMSAGSFLPLFLSLMDLPMLVVALEKVERSSGTLIGSSLATIQKSAAPEMLLALMDEAYTGSSIEDQSGNSGSDDSGRLDLADPMFLDLLKDENDGIAAKHWTSPTISSTLQAALNSPQSDRLKQSLKMAPRFLTVYFATALRDVNNSLLCALIPVAMSRYAAMFPDKEFSFEVRKKLSDFLLAAFQRSPDIIALLKKPITDRLGEAHGNPAKMELALHLCWAIGEHGAGGIKHKDVARELFENLELLLYENLATSRLGLSQDPGFDSMGASSRKSSQARLLCFVVTAIAKLATCHNELLPRARVSLAKVARSRTSDMRVWQRACDYLGLMNEPAICLSVLGPSTAQGNGPGIVNWSEGGTKMVAHIPFYLLAEQKGPPSHDFSYADLLPAE, from the exons ATGGCCTCGCCGAAGCTGGCCGCCGGCGACGGCAGCTACGACTTCCACCTCCGCTCGCTCTCCGCCGCGTCACGGGACTCCGCCGCGGCCGCCGATCCCGCCTCCGACCCCAACCTCCTCCAGTCT GTGCGGATGGTGTTCCAGATGTGCAAGGTGGCCAAGGGGGCCAACGACGAGATGGTGGCGCGGGCGTTCCCCGTGATGAACAAGCTCTTCCAGCGCTGCGCCGCCGCGCCCACGCTCTCCACGGCCTCCACCGGCGTGCTGCTGCTG ACCATTCTGCAGTTCTTCCTGGACTTTGGGGAGGCGGTCTTGCACGATGCTGATGGTAGCTTGAAAACCTTCTTCCGCTCTTGCTTAAGTAG GGAGTTTTCAGACCCTATTGTCGCAGAACGAACGCTGGAATTCCTGATAGCGAACAAGACGAAGATCTTGAACTGCTTCCCCACCTTGGTTCCACAG TTCTTCCCATTGCTGCTGAAGTTGATTGCATCAAATGGTGATAG GTTGGATAAGAAGTTCTCAGAAGTGATCCCATTGATGATGTCAGCAGGATCTTTTCTTCCTCTCTTCCTGTCCCTTATGGATCTGCCAA TGTTAGTGGTAGCACTGGAAAAGGTGGAAAGAAGTTCTGGAACTCTCATCGGTAGTAGTTTAGCTACTATACAGAAGAGTGCTGCTCCTGAG ATGCTCCTTGCACTGATGGATGAGGCATATACTGGCTCCTCAATAGAAGATCAAAGTGGCAATTCAGGTTCTGATGATAGTGGTCGTCTAGACCTTGCGGACCCAATGTTCCTTGACCTTCTAAAAGACGAGAATGATGGCATTGCT GCAAAACATTGGACATCCCCTACGATATCTTCAACGTTACAAGCTGCACTTAACAGCCCACAGTCTGACAGATTAAAACAGTCACTGAAAATGGCACCTCGCTTTCTTACTGTATATTTTGCGACAGCATTGCGGGACGTCAACAACT CACTCTTGTGTGCTCTGATTCCAGTTGCTATGTCAAGATATGCTGCGATGTTCCCTGACAAGGAATTTTCTTTCGAG GTGAGGAAAAAGCTGTCGGATTTCTTATTAGCTGCATTCCAGCGCTCCCCTGACATCATTGCGCTACTAAAG AAGCCTATTACTGATAGACTTGGGGAGGCCCATGGTAATCCTGCAAAG ATGGAATTGGCATTGCATTTATGTTGGGCCATTGGTGAGCATGGAGCAGGAGGGATAAAGCACAAAGATGTAGCACGTGAACTATTTGAAAATCTGGAGTTGCTATTATATGAAAACCTGGCAACTAG TCGTCTGGGATTAAGTCAAGATCCAGGGTTCGATTCTATGGGTGCAAGCTCTAGAAAGTCATCCCAAGCTAGGCTCCTCTGCTTTGTGGTGACTGCCATTGCGAAGCTAGCAACTTGCCATAACGAGCTGCTTCCAAGAGCACGTGTGTCATTGGCTAAG GTCGCTCGGTCCAGGACCTCAGACATGCGAGTCTGGCAGCGCGCCTGTGACTATTTAGGGCTCATGAATGAACCAGCCATTTGTTTGTCTGTACTGGGACCATCCACTGCCCAAGGAAATGGTCCTGGGATTGTGAACTGGAGCGAAGGAGGAACCAAGATGGTAGCTCACATTCCGTTTTACCTTTTAGCAGAACAGAAAG GTCCACCATCTCATGATTTTTCATATGCGGACCTCCTCCCCGCAGAATGA
- the LOC123046820 gene encoding homeobox-leucine zipper protein ROC2 — protein sequence MMIPARHMPSSMIGRSSGGAPYGSSSALSLGQPNLLDGSNQHLLPHHLLEQIPARAAESGDNNGSGGGVGMIRGRDSMDPLGDEFESRSGSENVDGDAVDNAEQDQDPNQRPRKKRYHRHTQHQIQEMEAFFKECPHPDDKQRKELSRELGLEPLQVKFWFQNKRTQMKNQHERHENSQLRADNDKLRAENMRYKEALSSASCPNCGGPAALGEMSFDEHHLRVENARLRDEIDRISAIAAKYVGKPMVPFPVLSSPLAAAPGASAYDVFAGAASVLQAPPDDKQQGVVVELAVAAMEELLRMARLDDPLWATTVDQALALDEEEYARMFIDPRGSLGPKQYGLVSEASRDAAVVIMTPASLVEILMDVNQYAAVFSSIVSRAATLEVLSTGVAGCYDGALQVMSVEFQVPSPLVPTRESYFVRYCKRNADGAWAVVDVSLDGLQGVKCRRRPSGCLIQEAPNGYSKVTWVEHVEVDDRSVHNIYKPLVGSGLAFGARRWVGVLGRQCERLASAMASNIPTSDIGVITSSEGRKSMLKLAERMVASFCGGVTASVAHQWTTLSGSGAEDVRVMTRKSVDDPGRPPGIVLNAATSFWLPVPPKRVFDFLRDETSRSEWDILSNGGIVQEMAHIANGRDHGNCVSLLRVNSTNSNQSNMLILQESCTDASGSYVIYAPVDVVAMNVVLNGGDPDYVALLPSGFAILPDGPAGTMHAAAGATGTGGSLLTVAFQILVDSVPTAKLSLGSVATVNSLIACTVERIKTAVISNGRASPPQ from the exons ATGATGATCCCGGCGAGGCACATGCCGTCGTCGATGATCGgccggagcagcggcggcgcgcCCTACGGATCCTCATCAGCACTGTCACTTGGCCAG CCAAACCTGCTGGACGGCAGCAACCAGCACCTCCTGCCGCACCACCTCCTGGAGCAGATCCCGGCGCGCGCGGCCGAGAGCGGCGACAacaacggcagcggcggcggcgtgggcatgATCCGCGGGCGTGACTCCATGGACCCGCTGGGGGACGAGTTCGAGAGCCGGTCCGGCAGCGAGAACGTGGACGGCGACGCCGTGGACAACGCGGAGCAGGACCAGGACCCCAACCAGCGGCCGCGCAAGAAGCGTTACCACCGCCACACCCAGCACCAGATCCAGGAGATGGAAGC GTTCTTCAAGGAGTGCCCTCACCCTGACGACAAGCAGCGCAAGGAGCTGAGCCGGGAGCTGGGGCTGGAGCCGCTCCAGGTCAAGTTCTGGTTCCAGAACAAGAGGACCCAAATGAAG AACCAGCACGAGAGGCACGAGAACTCGCAGCTGCGGGCGGACAACGACAAGCTGCGCGCCGAGAACATGCGCTACAAGGAGGCGCTCAGCAGCGCGTCCTGCCCCAACTGCGGCGGCCCGGCGGCGCTCGGCGAGATGTCGTTCGACGAGCACCACCTCCGCGTCGAGAACGCGCGCCTGCGCGACGAGATCGACCGCATCTCCGCCATCGCCGCCAAGTACGTCGGCAAGCCCATGGTGCCCTTCCCGGTGCTCTCCagcccgctcgccgccgccccgggggcCTCCGCATACGACGTCTTCGCCGGGGCCGCCTCCGTGCTGCAGGCGCCGCCCGACGACAAGCAGCAgggcgtcgtcgtcgagctcgccgtcgccgccatggAGGAGCTGCTCCGCATGGCGCGCCTCGACGACCCGCTCTGGGCCACCACCGTGGACCAGGCGCTGGCGCTGGACGAGGAGGAGTATGCAAGGATGTTCATCGACCCACGCGGCAGCCTTGGGCCTAAGCAGTATGGCCTCGTCTCTGAGGCCTCCCGCGATGCAGCCGTCGTCATCATGACCCCCGCCAGCCTCGTCGAGATCCTCATGGACGTC AACCAGTACGCGGCGGTGTTCTCGAGCATCGTGTCGAGGGCGGCGACCCTGGAGGTGCTGTCCACCGGCGTGGCCGGGTGCTACGACGGCGCGCTGCAGGTCATGTCGGTGGAGTTCCAGGTGCCGTCGCCGCTGGTGCCGACGAGGGAGAGCTACTTCGTGCGCTACTGCAAGCGCAACGCTGATGGGGCCTGGGCCGTCGTGGACGTGTCGCTGGACGGCCTGCAGGGGGTCAAGTGCCGGCGCAGGCCCTCCGGCTGCCTCATCCAGGAGGCGCCCAACGGCTACTCCAAGGTGACGTGGGTGGAGCACGTGGAGGTGGACGACAGGTCCGTGCACAACATCTACAAGCCGCTGGTTGGCTCCGGCCTCGCCTTCGGCGCCCGCCGGTGGGTCGGCGTCCTCGGCCGCCAGTGCGAGCGCCTCGCCAGCGCCATGGCCAGCAACATCCCCACCAGCGACATCGGAG TGATCACCAGCTCGGAGGGGAGGAAGAGCATGCTGAAGCTGGCGGAGAGGATGGTGGCGAGCTTCTGCGGCGGCGTGACGGCCTCTGTGGCGCACCAGTGGACCACGCTGTCGGGCAGTGGCGCCGAGGACGTTAGGGTCATGACCAGGAAGAGCGTCGACGACCCCGGGAGGCCGCCGGGCATCGTCCTCAATGCTGCAACCTCCTTCTGGCTACCGGTCCCGCCTAAGCGCGTCTTCGACTTCCTACGCGACGAGACCTCTCGCAGCGAG TGGGACATCCTCTCCAATGGCGGCATCGTCCAGGAAATGGCTCACATCGCCAATGGCCGCGACCATGGCAACTGCGTCTCACTCCTCCGTGTCAAT AGCACCAACTCGAACCAAAGCAACATGCTGATCCTGCAAGAGAGCTGCACGGACGCATCGGGCTCCTACGTCATCTACGCGCCGGTGGATGTGGTAGCCATGAACGTGGTGCTCAACGGCGGCGACCCAGACTACGTCGCTCTCCTGCCATCAGGCTTCGCCATCCTGCCCGACGGTCCTGCAGGGACAATGCACGCCGCGGCAGGGGCAACCGGCACCGGTGGGTCGCTCCTGACGGTGGCATTCCAGATCCTGGTCGACTCCGTCCCCACTGCCAAGCTCTCCCTAGGGTCGGTGGCCACCGTCAACAGCCTCATCGCCTGCACCGTGGAGCGCATCAAGACCGCCGTCATCTCCAATGGCCGCGCCTCTCCCCCGCAGTAG